One Luteibacter aegosomaticola genomic window carries:
- a CDS encoding PhoH family protein: protein MSGSKRIYALDTNVLLHDPTSLFRFEEHDVFIPMTVLEELDDKKKGGSEVSRNGRQVSRFLNELIERGGHDGLREGVELSNPQGVKLKRGAVGRLFFQQRTSHGNGKADNQILAAVIDLRDQYPDRPVILVSKDINLRIKASIYGITAEDYENDRALDDFALLFTGSDQLPEDFWSLHPELRSWNERGRTFYEVDVRDDELWYANQCLYMPGENDVELRVLEIRGDEDHRKAKLVLLDDHTHAAHGVWGIAARNREQNFAMNLLMDPDVDFVTLLGTAGTGKTLLALAAGLAQVMDQQRYREIIMTRATVSVGEDIGFLPGTEEEKMTPWMGALTDNLEVLANPEEGGSWGRQATNDLLASRVKIRSLNFMRGRTFLSRYLIIDEAQNLTPKQMKTLITRAGPGTKIVCLGNVEQIDTPYLTETTSGLTYAVDRFKMWAHSGHITLKRGERSRLADFASEAL, encoded by the coding sequence ATGAGTGGAAGCAAGCGCATCTACGCCCTCGACACCAACGTGCTCCTGCACGACCCGACCTCGCTGTTCCGTTTCGAAGAACACGATGTCTTCATACCGATGACGGTGCTGGAGGAACTGGACGACAAGAAGAAAGGTGGTTCGGAAGTTTCGCGTAACGGCCGCCAGGTAAGCCGCTTCCTCAACGAGCTGATCGAACGCGGCGGGCACGATGGCCTCCGCGAAGGTGTCGAACTCAGCAACCCCCAGGGCGTCAAGCTCAAGCGCGGCGCGGTGGGCCGCCTGTTCTTCCAGCAACGTACCAGCCACGGCAACGGCAAGGCGGATAACCAGATCCTCGCCGCCGTCATCGACCTGCGCGACCAATACCCGGACCGCCCGGTCATCCTGGTCAGCAAGGACATCAACCTCCGCATCAAGGCCTCGATCTACGGCATCACCGCCGAGGACTACGAGAACGACCGCGCGCTAGATGATTTCGCCCTGCTCTTCACGGGCTCCGACCAGCTGCCGGAAGATTTCTGGAGCCTGCACCCCGAGCTGCGCTCGTGGAACGAGCGCGGGCGCACTTTCTACGAAGTCGACGTACGCGACGACGAACTCTGGTACGCGAACCAGTGCCTGTACATGCCAGGCGAGAACGACGTCGAGCTGCGCGTGCTGGAGATCCGTGGCGACGAGGATCACCGCAAGGCGAAGCTGGTGTTGCTCGACGACCACACCCACGCCGCGCACGGCGTGTGGGGTATCGCGGCGCGCAACCGCGAGCAGAACTTCGCGATGAACCTGCTGATGGATCCCGACGTGGATTTCGTCACCCTGCTCGGCACCGCGGGCACGGGCAAAACGCTGCTCGCGCTTGCCGCCGGCCTCGCCCAGGTCATGGACCAGCAGCGCTACCGCGAAATCATCATGACCCGCGCCACGGTATCGGTCGGCGAAGACATCGGCTTCCTCCCCGGCACCGAGGAGGAAAAGATGACCCCGTGGATGGGCGCGCTCACCGATAACCTCGAGGTGCTCGCCAATCCGGAAGAAGGCGGCTCATGGGGGCGCCAGGCCACCAACGACCTGCTCGCTTCGCGCGTGAAGATCCGCTCGCTGAACTTCATGCGTGGCCGTACCTTCCTCAGCCGTTACCTCATCATCGACGAGGCGCAGAACCTCACGCCGAAGCAGATGAAAACACTGATCACCCGTGCCGGTCCGGGCACGAAGATCGTGTGCCTCGGCAACGTGGAGCAGATCGATACGCCATACCTCACCGAAACCACCTCGGGCCTGACCTACGCGGTGGATCGCTTCAAGATGTGGGCCCACTCCGGCCACATCACGCTGAAGCGCGGCGAGCGTTCCCGCCTGGCCGATTTCGCTTCCGAGGCACTGTGA
- the thiD gene encoding bifunctional hydroxymethylpyrimidine kinase/phosphomethylpyrimidine kinase gives MTKAKPNTLTIAGSDSGGGAGIQADLKTFHTLGTHGLTAITAVTAQNTRGVTAVHTVPLAHVRAQIDAVFNDFPVAGVKTGMLGSAAITRLVAKEMAARQPAWLVVDPVMIATSGARLLDEDALEALVTRLIPLADILTPNLPEAEALLGRKIGKAFDEAGADLLAMGAQGILLKGGHGSGREIVDRYYDASGVLAFHHPRLPFEGHGSGCTLASAVTAHLARGKAPQAAVRAAISWLDKAFRGAWRPGGGAVHVLGH, from the coding sequence GTGACGAAAGCGAAACCCAACACCCTCACCATCGCCGGAAGTGATTCCGGCGGTGGTGCGGGGATCCAGGCCGACCTGAAGACATTCCACACGCTGGGCACGCACGGGCTCACGGCAATCACGGCCGTCACCGCGCAGAACACACGCGGTGTCACCGCCGTGCACACCGTGCCGCTCGCGCACGTGCGCGCGCAGATCGATGCGGTGTTCAACGACTTTCCCGTAGCCGGCGTGAAAACCGGCATGCTCGGCAGCGCGGCCATCACCCGCCTTGTCGCGAAAGAGATGGCTGCGCGTCAGCCCGCATGGCTCGTGGTCGATCCAGTGATGATCGCAACCAGCGGCGCGCGTCTTCTCGACGAGGACGCGCTGGAGGCCCTCGTAACGCGGCTGATCCCGCTGGCCGACATCCTCACCCCCAACCTGCCCGAAGCCGAGGCGCTTCTTGGCCGCAAGATCGGGAAGGCATTCGATGAAGCAGGCGCCGACCTGCTCGCCATGGGCGCGCAAGGCATCCTGCTGAAGGGCGGCCATGGCAGCGGCCGCGAGATCGTCGATCGCTACTACGACGCGAGCGGCGTGCTCGCCTTCCACCATCCCCGCCTGCCTTTCGAAGGGCACGGCAGCGGCTGCACCCTGGCTTCGGCCGTCACGGCCCACCTGGCCCGGGGCAAAGCGCCGCAGGCGGCTGTCCGGGCGGCCATTTCCTGGCTGGACAAGGCTTTCCGCGGCGCCTGGCGGCCCGGCGGCGGCGCCGTGCACGTGCTGGGGCACTGA
- a CDS encoding aspartyl/asparaginyl beta-hydroxylase domain-containing protein: MVLYLLILFTLCVLLVHLRGRSRLRFDRQLVDHSALFAPYNLLMYAFSAVPARPILDRSGFPQLDLLQGNWQKIREEAMHLFDEGYIRSAEKHNDASFNSFFKQGWKRFYLKWYGEPLASAEALCPETVKLLNSIPSVKAAMFALLPPGSRLNPHRDPFAGSLRYHLGLITPNSDDCRIFVDGEMHAWGDGKDVVFDETYVHWAENRTDQTRVILFADVERPLKFGLMTAINKRVGAFMGSITASPNSDDGKEQVGFVNRMFALNQRGRERTRKFKKANPRLFRVLKYIGIVVMVWLVFLAPYPFFRG; encoded by the coding sequence ATCGTCCTGTACCTGTTGATCCTGTTCACGCTGTGCGTGCTGCTCGTGCACCTGCGTGGCCGCTCGCGCCTGCGCTTCGATCGCCAGCTGGTCGACCATTCGGCGCTGTTCGCGCCCTACAACCTGCTGATGTATGCATTCTCGGCCGTGCCGGCGCGCCCGATCCTCGACCGCAGCGGCTTCCCCCAGCTCGACCTGCTGCAGGGCAACTGGCAAAAGATCCGCGAAGAAGCGATGCACCTGTTCGACGAGGGCTACATCCGCTCCGCCGAGAAGCACAACGACGCCTCGTTCAATTCGTTCTTCAAGCAGGGCTGGAAGCGCTTCTACCTGAAGTGGTACGGCGAGCCGCTCGCTTCGGCCGAAGCCCTGTGCCCGGAAACGGTCAAGCTGCTGAACTCCATCCCCAGCGTGAAAGCGGCCATGTTCGCCCTGCTCCCGCCGGGCAGCCGCCTTAACCCGCACCGCGACCCGTTCGCCGGCTCGTTGCGCTACCACCTCGGACTGATCACCCCGAACTCGGATGATTGCCGCATCTTCGTCGACGGTGAAATGCACGCGTGGGGCGATGGCAAGGATGTGGTCTTCGACGAAACCTACGTGCACTGGGCGGAAAACCGCACCGACCAGACCCGCGTCATCCTGTTCGCCGATGTCGAGCGCCCGCTCAAATTCGGCCTGATGACCGCGATCAACAAGCGCGTCGGCGCGTTCATGGGCTCGATCACCGCCTCGCCCAATAGCGACGACGGCAAGGAACAGGTCGGCTTCGTGAACCGCATGTTCGCGCTGAACCAGCGCGGTCGCGAGCGCACCCGCAAGTTCAAGAAGGCCAACCCCAGGCTGTTCCGCGTGCTGAAGTACATCGGCATCGTGGTGATGGTGTGGCTGGTGTTTCTCGCGCCTTACCCCTTCTTCCGGGGTTAA